aagataaattCTCTCAAAATTGAAGAATCTTGTGACATTGCAAAATAAAGTTTGTCTGGGACCAACTTCTTTTGTGTTTTaacatttttgttattattatcacTCATAAACTTATTTAAACtttgtatatattatttctTCCCACAAAGAAACCTCTTTGGTTTTCCTTCTCCCTACTGAAACTTCTACATCTCTTCCCTCCTCTATTCTTTCTCAGCATCCTTCAAAGTTTTTCTACCAAGGGCTCCCACACTGATTCAGTTTTCGCTAAAGTTATATCATACATTCAATAACCAAGTGATggtatataatataaattagtaTTCACTTTGGTATTTGTGTATATAGCTAGTTTCACTAGTACCATTGCAACTAGAGTCACAGGATTCAGAATAACACATGATTTAGAGGGAAAGAAATTTGGCAAGCTAGTCATGAAGTTCATGAAACTTGGATCTCGTCCTGATACCTTCTACACTGCTGATTCAGTAAGGTAAAAGCATaataaattgaggaaattccTTGTTATGTTGTTAAAATAAGATTGTCCAAATTTGTTTGCATGCAGGGCAGTAACTTGTGAAGTTTCAAGTGACCTGATAATTCAAGTGAAAGGAAGCAGATACCTTCTTCACAAGGTGAGTGTACAACTCCTTCAAACTTGTCTTCAATGACTAGTTTCCTTCTTTTGTTGATCTGTTTTCGGGTTTCAGTTTCCCCTTCTTTCCAAGTGTTTGCGGCTCCAAAGACTCTGCTCAGAGTCACCTGATTCAGGCCAGCCTCAGATAGTGCAGCTCCCTGACTTCCCCGGCGGCGCCGAGACATTTGAGCTCTGTGCAAAGTTCTGCTATGGAATGACCATAACACTCAGTGCCTACAATATTGTGGCGGCGCGCTGTGCCGCCGAGTACCTTCAGATGACTGAGGATGTGGAAAAAGGGAACTTGATATACAAGCTTGAAGTGTTCCTGAATTCTTGCATCCTCCATGGCTGGAAGGACTCAATTGTGACGCTGCAAACCACAAAATCAATGGCTCTGTGTCTGTGGGCAGAGGACTTGGCCATTACAAGCAGGTGCATTGAAGCCATAGCCTCAAAGGTCTTAAGCCATCCTTCTAAGGTGAGTTTGTCACATAGCCATTCTAGAAGGTTGAGAGATGATGTCTCTTCTTGCAATGGAACCGAAAGCATGAGGCACAAGTCAACAAGCAAGGGATGGTGGGCTGAAGATTTAGCAGAATTGACCATAGATTTGTACTGGAGAGCCATGATTGCTATCAAATCCGGCGGCAAGACACCGTCCAATTTGATCGGCGATGCGCTCAAAATCTATGCCTCAAGGTGGCTGCCAAGCATCACAACAAAAAGCAATGGACATGCCAAGAATAAGAAGGAAGAATCTCAAGAGTTATCAGACTCAGATTCGGATTCGGCAAGCGAAATAGCCTCCAAGCATCGTTTACTTTTGGAATCTATAGTGAGCCTGCTACCTGCTGAAAGAGGTGCTGTTTCTTGCAGCTTTCTTCTTAAGCTCTTGAAGGCTTGCAATATTCTGAATGcatcttgttcttcaaagaGTGAATTGGCAAGAAGAGTAGGACTTCAGTTGGAGGAAGCAACAGTGAATGATCTTTTGATACCTTCACTTTCTCACACAAATGATATGGCTTATGATGTGGATTTGGTGATGGCAATATTGGAACAGTTTATGTCACAGGGGCAGAGTCCTCCAACTAGTCCTCCAAGAATGAGGATGATTGCCTGCGAAAGAAGGCGGTCACGGTCGGC
The genomic region above belongs to Arachis duranensis cultivar V14167 chromosome 3, aradu.V14167.gnm2.J7QH, whole genome shotgun sequence and contains:
- the LOC107481370 gene encoding BTB/POZ domain-containing protein At1g67900 isoform X1, producing the protein MKFMKLGSRPDTFYTADSVRAVTCEVSSDLIIQVKGSRYLLHKFPLLSKCLRLQRLCSESPDSGQPQIVQLPDFPGGAETFELCAKFCYGMTITLSAYNIVAARCAAEYLQMTEDVEKGNLIYKLEVFLNSCILHGWKDSIVTLQTTKSMALCLWAEDLAITSRCIEAIASKVLSHPSKVSLSHSHSRRLRDDVSSCNGTESMRHKSTSKGWWAEDLAELTIDLYWRAMIAIKSGGKTPSNLIGDALKIYASRWLPSITTKSNGHAKNKKEESQELSDSDSDSASEIASKHRLLLESIVSLLPAERGAVSCSFLLKLLKACNILNASCSSKSELARRVGLQLEEATVNDLLIPSLSHTNDMAYDVDLVMAILEQFMSQGQSPPTSPPRMRMIACERRRSRSAENIDFEFQESRRSSSASHGSKLKVAKLVDRYLQEVARDVNLPLSKFIALAEAIPDFARHDHDDLYRAIDTYLKAHPELNKSERKRLCRILDCKKLSMEACMHAAQNELLPLRVVVQVLFFEQARAAASGGGNGKVADIPSNIKALLKAHGIDPSSKHPPPLSTTTSIHGDDNWSVNGLKTPKPTTTATRNPTLRMKLAEDKDMDNITNDENGRAASRSKGINQPKRMLSKFWSTNKGVTGKN
- the LOC107481370 gene encoding BTB/POZ domain-containing protein At1g67900 isoform X2; protein product: MTITLSAYNIVAARCAAEYLQMTEDVEKGNLIYKLEVFLNSCILHGWKDSIVTLQTTKSMALCLWAEDLAITSRCIEAIASKVLSHPSKVSLSHSHSRRLRDDVSSCNGTESMRHKSTSKGWWAEDLAELTIDLYWRAMIAIKSGGKTPSNLIGDALKIYASRWLPSITTKSNGHAKNKKEESQELSDSDSDSASEIASKHRLLLESIVSLLPAERGAVSCSFLLKLLKACNILNASCSSKSELARRVGLQLEEATVNDLLIPSLSHTNDMAYDVDLVMAILEQFMSQGQSPPTSPPRMRMIACERRRSRSAENIDFEFQESRRSSSASHGSKLKVAKLVDRYLQEVARDVNLPLSKFIALAEAIPDFARHDHDDLYRAIDTYLKAHPELNKSERKRLCRILDCKKLSMEACMHAAQNELLPLRVVVQVLFFEQARAAASGGGNGKVADIPSNIKALLKAHGIDPSSKHPPPLSTTTSIHGDDNWSVNGLKTPKPTTTATRNPTLRMKLAEDKDMDNITNDENGRAASRSKGINQPKRMLSKFWSTNKGVTGKN